From the Sanguibacter sp. HDW7 genome, the window TCGCCTGGGTGATCGCGGCCTTGCTCGGGGTCTGGGTCGTGGTCGGGGTCGTGCTCTGCTGGTCGGAGCCGGAGCTCGCGCGCTGCGTCGTCGTGCTCGAGGACTTCTCCGCGACCTTGGCTGCCTTCGCCGCCGCCTTGGCCGACGCGACGGCGTCGTCGTACGCGTCCTGCGCCTCCGAGACGGACTGGTTCGCCGCGGTGACCTCGAGCTTCGCCGAGCTCACGCGGGCGGCGGCCTCGTCGAGGGCCTCCTGTGCGGCGTCGAGCGCGTCGTCGAGGTCGTCGGACGCGATCGTGCCGAGCACGTCGCCCTTCGTCACGGCGTCGCCGACCTTGACCTTGACGGTCTTCACCGTGCCGGCGACCGGGAACGACACCTCGGTGACCTTCCCCGAGGAGAGGGTGCCCTGCGCGGCGATCGTCGCCGTGACCGTGCCGGTCGTGGCGGTCGTCGTGCGGGTCGTCGTGCCGTCGGCCGTGGCTGTCGTCCCGTCGTCGGGGCGCAGGACCCACCAGGTGCCGCCGACGACGGCGACGAGGACAAGCACGAGGAACACATGAAGGAGGCGACGTCTCATACGCCGAAGATTCCTCCGTCGACCTGGGACGATGCTTCGACTTCGCTGTGCGTTCGCTGCGACCTCCGCGCCGGGTCGGGACGCGGGCCCGGGTGTGATGGGATGGGGGGATGGGTTCGAACCTCACGGTCCGAGGGCCGCTCGACACTGACGTCGCGGCCGAGGTGCGCGCGCTCGCCGCCGCCGCCGCGCTCGCCGACGGCGTCCCGCCGATCTCCGAGCAGCCGCTGCTCAACCTCACGGCCGACCACCACGACGTCGTCCACGTCCTGCATCACGACGACGCGGGCGCGCTCGTCGCATACGCGCAGCTCGACCCGGCGGGCGATCCGCCGACCGCCGAGCTCGCGGTCTCCCCCGACGCGCGCCGCCAGGGCCTGGGCACGAGCATCCTCGGCGCGCTGCGTGACCTCGCACCCGGCGGCTTCGGCCTGTGGGCGTACGGTCACGGCACGGGCGCGCAGGCGTTCGCGGAGCACCACGGCCTCGAGACGCTGCGCGAGCTCTTCGTCATGGACCGTCCGGTCACGGGGCTGGCCGCGCGCCCCACGCCTCCCGAGGGCTACTCGGTCCGCACGTTCACGCCCGAGGACGCCGACGCGTGGGTCGAGCTCAACGCGCGCTCGTTCGCCCACCACCCCGAGCAGGGCCGGCTCACGCGCGCCGATCTCGACGCGCGCATCGCGGAGCCGTGGTTCCGCGCGGACGACCTCCTGCTCGTCGACGGGCCGGACGGCCTCGCCGCGTTCGTGTGGACGAAGGTCGTCGGCGCGGACGGCGAGCTCTACGTCGTCGCCGTCGACCCGGGGCACCAGGGCCGCGGCCTCGGCCACCTCCTCACGGAGACCGCGCTCGTGCACCTCGCCGAGCGCGGCTGCACGCGCGCCCTCCTCTACGTCGACGGCGACAACCTGCGCGCCGTCAACGTCTACCGCCGCGCGGGATTCGACCTCGCCGACCGCCACGTCCTCGTGCGTGGCACCCCTGCCACCCGTTGACGCCACCCTCCGACCATCCCCGAGCCACCACGACGACGCACGAAGGTGCCACGATGTCTGCCATGAACGACGCGACCGCCCCGACCGTCCCCGACGAGCCCGCCCAGGCGGCGCGCACCGTGCCGACGATCCCGCTCGACCCCGAGCTCGCGGCACACATCGCGGAGCACATCGCCGAGCCCGCCGCCGCGCCCGCGGAGCCCGCCGACCACGTCGAGCTCGAGCCCCTGCCCGACGACCGCTTCGCCGATCGCGAGCTGTCGTGGCTGGCCTTCAACCAGCGGGTCCTCGAGCTCGCCGAGGACCCGGCGACGCCGTTGCTCGAACGCGTGCGCTTCCTCGCGATCTTCGCGTCCAACCTCGACGAGTTCTTCATGGTGCGCGTCGCCGGCCTCAAGCGCCGCATCGCGACGGGCATCGCCGTGCCGTCGGCGTCTGGCCAGACGCCGCGCCAGGTGCTCGAGGGCATCGCAGAGAGCGCGCACGTCCTCACCGAGCGTCACGCGCGGGTCTTCACCGAGCAGGTGCAGCCCGCGCTCGCGCACGAGGGCATCACGATCGTCGGCTGGGACGACCTCTCGACGACCGAGCAGGAGCGCCTGCGCAAGTACTTCCGCAAGCAGATCTTCCCCGTGCTCACGCCGCTCGCCGTCGACCCGGCGCACCCCTTCCCCTACATCTCGGGGCTCTCGCTCAACCTCGCGGTGCTCGTGCGCAACCCGGCGACCGGCAAGGAGCACTTCGCGCGCGTCAAGGTGCCGCCGATCCTCCCGCGCTTCGTCGCCGTCGACTCCCGCGGTCGTCCGTCCGCGCCGGACACGCAGGTCGCCGCGGCGCAGGAGACGAGCTTCGTCCCGATCGAGGACGTCATCGCCGAGCACCTCGACCAGCTCTTCCCCGGCATGGAGATCGTCGAGCGTCACCTCTTCCGCGTGACGCGCAACGAGGACGTCGAGGTCGAGGAGGACGACGCCGAGAACCTCCTGCAGGCCATGGAGA encodes:
- the mshD gene encoding mycothiol synthase, translated to MGSNLTVRGPLDTDVAAEVRALAAAAALADGVPPISEQPLLNLTADHHDVVHVLHHDDAGALVAYAQLDPAGDPPTAELAVSPDARRQGLGTSILGALRDLAPGGFGLWAYGHGTGAQAFAEHHGLETLRELFVMDRPVTGLAARPTPPEGYSVRTFTPEDADAWVELNARSFAHHPEQGRLTRADLDARIAEPWFRADDLLLVDGPDGLAAFVWTKVVGADGELYVVAVDPGHQGRGLGHLLTETALVHLAERGCTRALLYVDGDNLRAVNVYRRAGFDLADRHVLVRGTPATR